In one Nocardioides sp. NBC_00368 genomic region, the following are encoded:
- a CDS encoding response regulator transcription factor has translation MLTETRTIRVYLLDDHEVVRQGLTTLLDSHDDIAVVGQGGTTAQAREDIDRLRPDVCVLDARLPDGSGIEVCREVRAAYPDMLALILTSYDDDEALFSAIMAGAKGYVLKDIRGNDLVEAIRTVSGGGSLLDPLMTAKVMEKMRNPDGESPQMQALTPQEKRLLALIGEGLTNREIAGRMFLAEKTVKNYVSSILAKLGVQRRTQAALMAKELLHPRKGN, from the coding sequence GTGTTGACCGAGACAAGGACGATCCGGGTCTACCTGCTCGACGACCACGAGGTCGTCCGTCAGGGGTTGACAACGCTGCTCGACAGTCATGACGACATCGCTGTCGTCGGCCAGGGTGGCACCACCGCCCAGGCGCGTGAGGACATCGACCGTCTCCGACCGGACGTGTGCGTGCTCGACGCCCGCCTTCCCGACGGCTCGGGGATCGAGGTCTGCCGCGAGGTGCGGGCGGCCTACCCCGACATGCTCGCGCTCATCCTGACCTCCTATGACGACGACGAGGCCCTCTTCTCGGCGATCATGGCCGGCGCCAAGGGCTACGTCCTCAAGGACATCCGCGGCAACGACCTGGTCGAGGCGATCCGCACCGTCTCCGGTGGCGGCTCGCTGCTCGACCCGCTGATGACCGCGAAGGTCATGGAGAAGATGCGCAACCCCGACGGCGAGTCGCCGCAGATGCAGGCGCTCACGCCCCAGGAGAAGCGCCTGCTCGCGCTCATCGGCGAGGGCCTGACCAACCGCGAGATCGCCGGCCGGATGTTCCTGGCCGAGAAGACGGTGAAGAACTACGTCTCCAGCATCCTGGCCAAGCTCGGCGTGCAGCGCCGCACCCAGGCGGCGCTGATGGCCAAGGAGCTCCTCCACCCCCGCAAGGGGAACTGA
- a CDS encoding sensor histidine kinase, translated as MTTDATEDLTGLEPSARSLLDAVIAMSSELDLSAMLERITRSACELTGAGYGALGVLDLDGNLQDLITYGHQQEPTLQVVGKSRGRRARLDADPYADAIVDDGADDDDEPASTTRPRGITAPEPLLLVGSRAAEGGSHALRTGDPGKRKFIEVPLRIKDHDFGHLLLSEKVGGADFTSHDEQLVVALARAAGAQIDKVRELELSEQRRKWLEASAELSRALTPPLDHTVALERMCETALPLMRAIGVGAGTRIEHGLVSGVAAVAGQEERVRAVTEKVPLLIDRRIVEPLDLEVDGLYVVVAPVRSSLAGRGALLAIYDRARAAHDEHERELFFGFAGQAALALDRLRAVEDRADLAVITDRDRIARDLHDVVIQRLFAIGLQLETLGRNPERVEDLPKRLSEQVDSLDQTIKDVRGSIFDLSNHDASSLRAQVREVVREYAGVMDFTPEIKITGPVDTAVPDAVRNHLLPVLREAVSNLARHAQAHSAQIELSLQDDEIKLVVRDDGSGVPEEAEESGLKNARCRAVQLGGQLEIGPRSPSGTELVWQVPITAGV; from the coding sequence GTGACCACCGACGCGACCGAGGACCTGACCGGTCTCGAGCCATCGGCGCGCTCGCTCCTGGACGCGGTCATCGCGATGTCGAGCGAGCTCGACCTGAGCGCCATGCTCGAGCGGATCACCCGCTCCGCCTGCGAGCTGACCGGAGCCGGCTACGGCGCTCTCGGTGTGCTCGACCTCGACGGAAATCTGCAGGACCTGATCACCTACGGGCACCAGCAGGAGCCGACGCTGCAGGTCGTGGGCAAGAGCCGCGGCCGCCGGGCGCGGCTGGATGCCGATCCCTACGCCGATGCCATCGTCGATGACGGAGCGGATGATGATGACGAGCCGGCGTCGACGACCCGCCCCCGGGGAATCACCGCTCCCGAACCGCTGCTGCTGGTCGGTTCTCGCGCTGCCGAGGGCGGCAGCCACGCGCTGCGTACGGGCGATCCCGGCAAGCGCAAGTTCATCGAGGTGCCGCTGCGGATCAAGGACCACGACTTCGGCCACCTGCTCCTGTCCGAGAAGGTCGGCGGCGCCGACTTCACCAGCCACGACGAGCAGCTCGTCGTCGCCCTGGCCCGTGCCGCGGGTGCCCAGATCGACAAGGTACGCGAGCTCGAGCTCAGCGAGCAGCGCCGCAAGTGGCTCGAGGCGAGCGCCGAGCTCAGCCGCGCCCTGACCCCGCCGCTGGACCACACGGTCGCGCTCGAGCGGATGTGCGAGACCGCACTGCCCCTCATGCGCGCGATCGGCGTCGGCGCCGGCACCCGCATCGAGCACGGCCTCGTCTCCGGGGTCGCGGCCGTGGCCGGCCAGGAGGAGCGGGTCCGTGCGGTGACCGAGAAGGTCCCGCTCCTGATCGACCGCCGCATCGTCGAGCCGCTCGACCTCGAGGTCGACGGGCTCTACGTCGTGGTCGCGCCGGTGCGTTCCTCGCTCGCCGGCCGTGGCGCTCTGCTGGCTATCTACGACAGGGCCCGGGCCGCCCACGACGAGCACGAGCGCGAGCTCTTCTTCGGCTTCGCCGGCCAGGCCGCTCTCGCCCTGGACCGTCTCCGCGCCGTCGAGGACCGGGCCGACCTCGCCGTCATCACCGACCGCGACCGGATCGCCCGCGACCTCCACGACGTGGTCATCCAGCGCCTCTTCGCGATCGGCCTCCAGCTCGAGACCCTGGGCCGCAACCCCGAGCGGGTCGAGGATCTGCCCAAGCGGCTCTCGGAGCAGGTCGACTCGCTGGACCAGACCATCAAGGACGTACGCGGCTCCATCTTCGACCTCAGCAACCACGACGCCTCCTCGCTGCGGGCACAGGTGCGCGAGGTCGTCCGGGAGTACGCAGGCGTCATGGACTTCACCCCGGAGATCAAGATCACCGGGCCGGTCGACACAGCGGTGCCCGATGCGGTCCGCAACCACCTGCTGCCGGTGCTGCGTGAGGCGGTCTCCAACCTCGCCCGGCACGCCCAGGCCCACAGCGCCCAGATCGAGCTGAGCCTCCAGGACGACGAGATCAAGCTGGTCGTACGCGACGACGGCAGCGGCGTCCCGGAGGAAGCCGAGGAGAGCGGGCTGAAGAACGCCCGCTGCCGCGCGGTCCAGCTCGGTGGTCAGCTCGAGATCGGCCCGCGCTCCCCCAGCGGCACCGAGCTCGTGTGGCAGGTGCCGATCACCGCTGGGGTCTGA
- the cydB gene encoding cytochrome d ubiquinol oxidase subunit II, translating into MELTTIWFCLIAVLWIGYFVLEGFDFGVGMLLPVLARDDRERRVMINTIGPVWDGNEVWLLTAGGATFAAFPEWYATLFSGFYLPLFLILIALIVRGVAFEYRHQRPSVTWAGWWDRAVIFGSYVPAFLWGVAFANIVRGVPIDADFEFTGTVLTLLNPYGLLGGLVTLSLFVTHGAVFIALKTDGEIRGRARALALKTGVVAAVLAVVFLVWTQALTGNLATAVIFVVAALALVGGLAAAYVGREGLAFAGTFLAIGLAVAGLFVGLFPDVMPSTTDVANSLTTTNAAATPYTLKLMTIVAAVFTPIVVGYQAWTYWIFRKRISIHHIPAAH; encoded by the coding sequence ATGGAACTCACGACAATCTGGTTCTGCCTCATCGCCGTGCTGTGGATCGGCTACTTCGTCCTCGAGGGCTTCGACTTCGGCGTCGGCATGCTGCTTCCGGTGCTGGCCCGCGACGACCGCGAGCGGCGCGTCATGATCAACACCATCGGCCCCGTCTGGGACGGCAACGAGGTCTGGCTGCTCACCGCGGGCGGGGCTACGTTCGCGGCGTTCCCGGAGTGGTACGCGACGCTGTTCTCCGGCTTCTACCTGCCGCTGTTCCTCATCCTGATCGCGCTGATCGTGCGTGGGGTCGCGTTCGAGTACCGCCACCAGCGGCCCTCGGTCACCTGGGCCGGCTGGTGGGACCGTGCGGTGATCTTCGGCTCCTACGTCCCGGCGTTCCTGTGGGGTGTGGCGTTCGCCAACATCGTGCGCGGGGTGCCGATCGACGCCGACTTCGAGTTCACCGGAACGGTCCTGACCCTGCTCAACCCCTACGGTCTCCTCGGCGGTCTGGTCACGCTCTCGCTGTTCGTGACCCACGGTGCGGTGTTCATCGCGCTGAAGACCGACGGCGAGATCCGCGGCCGGGCCCGCGCGCTGGCGCTCAAGACCGGGGTCGTAGCGGCCGTGCTCGCCGTCGTCTTCCTGGTCTGGACCCAGGCGCTCACCGGCAACCTGGCGACCGCGGTGATCTTCGTCGTGGCGGCGCTCGCGCTCGTGGGCGGGCTGGCGGCTGCGTACGTCGGTCGCGAGGGGCTCGCCTTCGCGGGCACCTTCCTCGCGATCGGGCTGGCCGTGGCCGGGCTCTTCGTGGGGCTCTTCCCCGACGTGATGCCCTCGACCACGGACGTCGCGAACTCGCTGACCACGACGAACGCGGCGGCGACGCCCTACACGCTCAAGCTGATGACGATCGTCGCGGCGGTGTTCACGCCGATCGTGGTGGGCTACCAGGCCTGGACGTACTGGATCTTCCGCAAGCGGATCTCCATCCACCACATCCCCGCCGCTCATTGA
- a CDS encoding YchJ family protein: MSPFGRTSAGSTLQQQCPCGSGQRYALCCHRLHRGGALAETPEELMRSRYAAYALGDWDYIFRTWHPGTRPDDLGVAAPDPRLTWTGLEIEGSGLDDDTHGWVAFRASYRSPSGDGVLAEHSRFEVRAGRWHYVDGEIAGE; encoded by the coding sequence ATGTCCCCCTTCGGCCGCACCTCCGCCGGATCGACCCTGCAGCAGCAGTGCCCGTGCGGCAGCGGGCAGCGCTACGCGCTGTGCTGCCACCGGCTGCACCGTGGCGGAGCCCTGGCCGAGACGCCGGAGGAGCTGATGCGCAGCCGCTATGCGGCGTACGCCCTCGGGGACTGGGACTACATCTTCCGCACCTGGCACCCGGGCACCCGCCCCGACGACCTGGGCGTGGCCGCGCCTGACCCGCGGCTGACGTGGACGGGCCTGGAGATCGAGGGGTCCGGGCTCGACGACGACACCCACGGCTGGGTGGCGTTCCGGGCCTCCTACCGCTCTCCGTCGGGGGATGGCGTGCTCGCCGAGCACAGCCGGTTCGAGGTGCGTGCCGGACGGTGGCACTACGTCGACGGCGAGATCGCCGGCGAATGA
- a CDS encoding AfsR/SARP family transcriptional regulator: MTDVYICLLGPLIVTRAGEPVEVPGRRPRTLLALLALEAGTPVSADLLADRIWGEDLPDNPRGSLHTYIGRLRRVLGKEVVRRAAGGYILDLPRSAVDALTFIDLLDAAEGPQAYERLEEAIALWRAEPFDDSAGESLAERTRPWLVDRYLAALEHRAELDIAAGRATKAVADVRRVIGDHPLRESLWVVLLDALEAAGRTAEALEAYEEVRARLAEELGADPGAELRSTFTRLLVGSSPAAPDAEVSAGQATVPSQRVSEEDMVPRQLPADIPSFSGRTAELRLLDAVTISHEAGWPSVVAVHGIGAVGKTALAVHWARSRAEHFPDGQLFIDLRGFGPGEPLSHAQALTTLLIGLGVDVASVPGEVDAASALLRTTLAQRRMLLVLDNARDSTQVRPLLPGGDSLVLVTSRSQLRGLATREGARRLALDTLAPEESAAFLRQRLVDRAADEADVRALADRCGHLPLALAVAAERCSRYPDLSLTDLLAELDGETSRLAALEAPLDPISDLRAVFSWSYDSLDEESRRSFRLLGLRPGHEIGMPAMAALFGVDIAAARRLVDKLVDANLVREHRPGRFVLHDLIRDYALEMGSEEESGEALLRLVSWYTHSLVAASEAGGRSFRLMSLDPVVAGVTPLTFATAQQARAWGDREWLTMGSAVRLAVRAGLLGPAYQLVNKMFTLSMRHPPAETLPLQELCLDAALRAGEHVDAAYIRNQAGISRARAGDLTRAISEFRGAAEVFRAAGTAAGLEMALSNCGQALSMIGSLDEAVAVLEEAYAVADAAGMDDRARASLIGLAEVYVRMERYEDAVRLVEEEIGYASVDVDSSASPRMTLIDALIGLGRHAEAETHLRLELAHHLEERNRWAEANVLVRRALIERETERVAQARATLHEVSAILDEVGELDRTALTRERVEELLASVGSSVSAGRDVDATAAQGLGGGVALRP, from the coding sequence GTGACGGATGTCTACATCTGTCTGCTGGGCCCCCTGATCGTCACGCGTGCAGGCGAGCCCGTGGAGGTCCCCGGACGACGTCCCCGCACGCTGCTGGCCCTGCTGGCGCTCGAGGCCGGCACCCCGGTCTCCGCCGACCTGCTCGCCGACCGGATCTGGGGCGAGGACCTCCCCGACAACCCGCGCGGCAGCCTGCACACCTACATCGGGCGGTTGCGTCGCGTGCTCGGCAAGGAGGTCGTACGCCGCGCAGCCGGTGGCTACATCCTCGACCTGCCCCGCTCCGCGGTCGACGCGCTCACCTTCATCGATCTGCTCGACGCGGCCGAGGGGCCGCAGGCCTACGAACGGCTCGAGGAGGCCATCGCGCTGTGGCGCGCCGAGCCTTTCGACGACTCCGCGGGGGAGTCGCTGGCCGAGCGCACCCGTCCGTGGCTGGTCGACCGCTACCTCGCCGCGCTGGAGCATCGTGCCGAGCTCGACATCGCCGCCGGCCGCGCCACGAAGGCGGTCGCCGACGTGCGTCGGGTGATCGGCGACCATCCGCTGCGGGAGTCGCTGTGGGTCGTACTCCTGGACGCGCTCGAGGCCGCCGGGCGTACGGCCGAGGCGCTGGAGGCCTACGAGGAGGTCCGCGCACGGCTGGCCGAGGAGCTCGGCGCCGACCCGGGCGCGGAGCTGCGCTCGACGTTCACGAGGCTGCTGGTGGGTTCCTCGCCGGCTGCGCCGGACGCCGAGGTGTCCGCGGGCCAGGCGACGGTGCCCTCCCAGCGGGTCTCCGAGGAGGACATGGTCCCGCGTCAGCTCCCGGCCGACATCCCCAGCTTCTCCGGGCGTACGGCCGAGCTCCGGCTGCTCGACGCGGTGACCATCTCCCACGAAGCCGGCTGGCCGAGCGTGGTCGCAGTGCACGGCATCGGTGCGGTGGGCAAGACCGCGCTCGCGGTGCACTGGGCGCGGAGCCGGGCCGAGCACTTCCCCGACGGCCAGCTCTTCATCGACCTGCGCGGCTTCGGGCCGGGTGAGCCGCTGTCGCACGCGCAGGCGCTGACGACCCTGCTGATCGGGCTCGGCGTCGACGTCGCCTCGGTTCCGGGCGAGGTGGACGCGGCATCTGCCCTGCTGCGTACGACCCTCGCGCAGCGGCGCATGCTCCTCGTGCTCGACAACGCCCGTGACTCCACCCAGGTGCGGCCGCTGCTGCCGGGTGGTGACTCGCTGGTCCTGGTGACCAGCCGCAGCCAGCTGCGTGGTCTGGCCACCCGGGAGGGCGCCCGCCGGCTCGCGCTGGACACGCTCGCCCCGGAGGAGTCGGCGGCCTTCCTGCGGCAGCGGCTCGTCGACCGGGCGGCGGACGAGGCCGACGTACGCGCCCTGGCGGACAGGTGCGGACACCTGCCGCTGGCTCTCGCCGTCGCCGCCGAGCGCTGCAGCCGCTACCCCGATCTGTCGCTGACCGACCTGCTCGCCGAGCTCGACGGCGAGACCAGCCGGCTGGCCGCCCTGGAGGCGCCGCTCGACCCGATCTCCGACCTGCGCGCGGTCTTCTCCTGGTCCTACGACTCCCTCGACGAGGAGTCGCGGCGATCCTTCCGGCTCCTCGGCCTCCGTCCGGGCCACGAGATCGGGATGCCCGCGATGGCGGCGCTCTTCGGCGTCGACATCGCCGCGGCCAGGCGTCTGGTCGACAAGCTGGTCGACGCCAACCTGGTCCGTGAGCACCGGCCGGGACGTTTCGTGCTCCACGACCTGATCCGGGACTACGCCCTGGAGATGGGCTCCGAGGAGGAGTCCGGGGAGGCGCTGCTGCGGCTGGTGAGCTGGTACACCCACTCCCTGGTCGCGGCCTCCGAGGCCGGCGGCCGGTCCTTCCGGCTGATGAGCCTCGACCCCGTCGTCGCCGGCGTCACGCCGCTGACCTTCGCCACCGCGCAGCAGGCCCGCGCCTGGGGCGACCGGGAGTGGCTGACCATGGGCAGTGCCGTACGACTGGCTGTGCGCGCCGGCCTGCTGGGCCCGGCCTATCAGCTGGTCAACAAGATGTTCACCCTCTCGATGCGGCACCCTCCCGCCGAGACGCTGCCGCTCCAGGAGCTCTGCCTCGACGCCGCCCTGCGCGCGGGCGAGCATGTCGACGCGGCCTACATCCGCAACCAGGCCGGGATCAGCCGGGCGCGGGCAGGCGACCTGACCCGGGCGATCTCGGAGTTCCGGGGCGCGGCCGAGGTGTTCCGCGCGGCTGGGACCGCGGCCGGCCTGGAGATGGCCCTGTCCAACTGCGGCCAGGCGCTCAGCATGATCGGCTCCCTCGACGAGGCCGTCGCCGTCCTCGAGGAGGCCTACGCCGTCGCGGACGCCGCCGGGATGGACGACCGTGCCCGAGCAAGCCTGATCGGGCTGGCCGAGGTCTACGTCCGGATGGAGCGCTACGAGGACGCCGTGCGGCTGGTCGAGGAGGAGATCGGCTACGCGTCCGTCGACGTCGACTCCTCCGCCTCGCCGCGGATGACCCTGATCGACGCCCTGATCGGGCTGGGCCGCCACGCCGAGGCCGAGACCCACCTGCGCCTGGAGCTCGCCCATCACCTCGAGGAGCGCAACCGGTGGGCCGAGGCCAACGTCCTCGTACGCCGTGCCCTGATCGAGCGCGAGACCGAACGCGTCGCCCAGGCCCGAGCGACGCTGCACGAGGTCAGCGCGATCCTGGACGAGGTCGGAGAGCTCGACCGCACCGCGCTGACCCGGGAACGGGTCGAGGAGCTCCTCGCCAGCGTCGGATCCTCGGTATCCGCGGGTCGGGACGTCGACGCGACGGCCGCCCAGGGGTTGGGCGGCGGCGTAGCGTTGCGTCCGTGA
- the cydD gene encoding thiol reductant ABC exporter subunit CydD, whose protein sequence is MRPNDPRLRAQLTVARRPLAVVVAAGVLGAVLLIIQTYAVTGLLISAIRGTGSVSGWALAVVTVFAGRALVGMVSDVAGARAAGVVGADLRRRVVGAILRGQAGRSGALSALATRGVSAAEPYLTRYVPALVLACVLPVMVLAVIAWTDPLSGLIVGLTLPLIPIFGVLVGLATRDQAAGQWRAMSALAGHFLDVMKGLPTLVAFGRARAQSGVIATITDRYRRRTLETLKIAFASSAVLELVATISVALVAVIIGVRLAAGSVDLQTALVVLLLAPEAYWPLRRVGTEFHAAAEGTATLEATADLSAREVGAVGRDVTYVGREASDGHLGSRERRLGMSLDGVGLTYPDRDRPALAPVSATVPGRGITAIVGPSGCGKSTLLATIAGLHETYVGTVELDGQTPAEGDGWRRRFAYLPQRPVFVGGTIADNLRLGSPDATDGDLWQVLKRVALADRIAELPGGLGADLAEDGRSLSAGERARLALARVVLSDRPWVLLDEPTAHLDPDTERIIADTVTDLARDRAVVLVAHRPALIEIADQVITLSAETVEVAGETVEAVADTAEMADESRVSSPTTTDSAATTTGSARVALWGAAVVGGLSWASGVALTALAGWLIIKASYHPVIMTLVAAMVGVRTFGIARPVLRYLERLWSHDSALRLLARRRVEIYDALVPLVPGALPGRRGDVLASVVDDVDAVLDEELRVRLPIREYAVVALLAVLATALIDPVAAAFTAATVVAAGAAFGMAYAGAARAENISVTVRARVSEQVVEATQTATERRMWQAGEPVLDALDGLARTATRATTTAAVAASAAKALVLVTAGAAVAATAAFTTVGDGPMLALLTLVPLAMAEPAATLADAGAARARTRAAQRRLDDLTARRPAVETPEHPERPAGDTTITLTGVTARPGGTTAGQSVEIPDLHLEPGARIGIVGPSGSGKSTLAALLLRFLDPDTGTITLGGRPTSDLDPRDVRKIVGLVDDDPHVFSSNLVENVRLARPEATDDEVEQALRRAHLGDWLDALPDGMRTRLGDGAAQVSGGERARLAVARSLLAGHKVLVLDEPLAHLDTSTAASLAREVLAREDGSTADTEPGREHGAELGPHGGTKTVVWMTHTSTGLGLTDTVVSLQRMGEVRRC, encoded by the coding sequence ATGCGCCCGAACGACCCGCGACTGCGAGCCCAGCTGACCGTAGCCCGGCGGCCGCTCGCCGTCGTGGTGGCGGCCGGGGTGCTGGGCGCGGTGCTGCTGATCATCCAGACGTACGCCGTCACCGGGCTGCTCATCTCCGCGATCCGCGGCACCGGGTCGGTGAGCGGCTGGGCGCTGGCGGTCGTGACCGTCTTCGCCGGGCGCGCGCTCGTCGGGATGGTCTCGGACGTGGCCGGCGCCCGGGCGGCCGGGGTCGTCGGCGCGGACCTGCGGCGCCGGGTGGTCGGCGCGATCCTGCGCGGGCAGGCGGGTCGATCGGGGGCGTTGTCGGCCCTGGCCACGCGTGGGGTCTCGGCCGCCGAGCCGTATCTGACGCGGTACGTCCCGGCACTGGTGCTGGCGTGCGTACTGCCCGTCATGGTGCTCGCGGTGATCGCCTGGACCGACCCGCTCAGCGGTCTCATCGTGGGGCTCACGCTGCCGTTGATCCCGATCTTCGGAGTGCTGGTCGGGCTCGCCACGCGTGACCAGGCGGCCGGCCAGTGGCGCGCCATGTCGGCGCTGGCCGGCCACTTCCTCGACGTGATGAAGGGCCTGCCGACCCTGGTCGCCTTCGGTCGAGCTCGTGCGCAGTCGGGGGTCATCGCCACGATCACCGACCGCTACCGCCGCCGGACCCTGGAGACCCTGAAGATCGCCTTCGCCTCCTCGGCCGTGCTCGAGCTCGTCGCCACCATCTCGGTGGCCCTGGTCGCGGTCATCATCGGTGTCCGGCTCGCCGCCGGCTCCGTCGATCTGCAGACCGCCCTCGTCGTCCTGCTGCTCGCCCCGGAGGCCTACTGGCCGCTGCGCCGCGTCGGCACCGAGTTCCACGCCGCCGCCGAGGGTACGGCCACGCTCGAGGCCACCGCCGACCTCTCCGCCCGAGAGGTCGGTGCGGTCGGCCGAGACGTCACGTACGTCGGCCGAGAGGCCAGCGACGGCCATCTCGGCTCGCGGGAGCGGCGTCTCGGCATGTCTCTCGACGGGGTGGGACTGACCTATCCGGACCGCGATCGGCCGGCGCTCGCACCGGTCTCCGCGACGGTCCCGGGGCGGGGGATCACCGCGATCGTCGGCCCGAGCGGCTGCGGGAAGTCGACGTTGCTGGCGACGATCGCGGGGCTCCACGAGACGTACGTCGGCACCGTCGAGCTCGACGGGCAGACCCCGGCCGAGGGTGACGGGTGGCGGCGGCGGTTCGCCTATCTGCCCCAGCGACCGGTGTTCGTCGGCGGGACGATCGCCGACAACCTGCGCCTCGGGTCGCCGGATGCGACCGATGGTGACCTGTGGCAGGTGTTGAAGCGGGTCGCGCTCGCCGACCGGATCGCCGAGCTGCCCGGCGGGCTCGGTGCCGACCTGGCCGAGGACGGCCGCTCGCTCTCAGCAGGGGAGCGGGCCCGGCTGGCGCTGGCCCGCGTCGTACTCTCCGATCGCCCCTGGGTCCTCCTCGACGAGCCCACCGCCCACCTCGACCCCGACACCGAGCGGATCATCGCCGACACCGTCACCGATCTCGCCCGCGACCGCGCCGTCGTCCTCGTCGCCCACCGCCCGGCCCTCATCGAGATCGCCGACCAGGTCATCACCCTGTCCGCCGAAACGGTAGAAGTGGCAGGCGAGACCGTAGAAGCGGTGGCCGACACTGCAGAAATGGCGGATGAAAGTCGAGTTTCGTCACCCACAACTACCGATTCGGCTGCCACAACTACCGGTTCGGCGCGGGTGGCGCTGTGGGGGGCGGCGGTGGTCGGCGGGCTGAGCTGGGCGTCGGGGGTGGCGCTGACGGCGCTGGCGGGGTGGCTGATCATCAAGGCCTCCTATCACCCGGTGATCATGACGCTGGTGGCGGCGATGGTGGGGGTACGTACGTTCGGGATCGCGCGGCCGGTGCTGCGCTACCTGGAGCGGTTGTGGTCGCACGACAGCGCACTGCGGCTGCTCGCCAGGCGGCGGGTGGAGATCTACGACGCGCTGGTGCCGCTGGTGCCCGGCGCGCTCCCGGGCCGCCGCGGCGACGTCCTCGCCAGTGTCGTCGACGACGTCGACGCAGTGCTCGACGAGGAGCTGAGGGTGCGGTTGCCGATCCGGGAGTACGCCGTCGTGGCCCTCCTCGCGGTCTTGGCGACCGCGCTCATCGACCCGGTCGCCGCGGCCTTCACCGCGGCCACGGTGGTGGCGGCGGGCGCCGCCTTCGGGATGGCGTACGCAGGAGCAGCACGCGCCGAGAACATCTCGGTCACGGTGCGGGCCAGGGTGTCCGAGCAGGTGGTCGAGGCGACCCAGACGGCGACCGAGCGCCGCATGTGGCAGGCCGGCGAGCCCGTGCTGGACGCGCTCGACGGCCTGGCCCGCACCGCCACCAGAGCCACCACGACCGCTGCGGTCGCCGCCTCCGCGGCCAAGGCGCTCGTGCTGGTCACCGCCGGTGCCGCCGTCGCCGCGACCGCCGCCTTCACCACGGTCGGCGACGGCCCGATGCTCGCGCTCCTCACCCTGGTCCCGCTGGCCATGGCCGAGCCGGCCGCGACCCTGGCCGACGCCGGTGCCGCCAGGGCCCGCACCCGCGCCGCCCAGCGCCGACTCGACGATCTCACCGCCCGCCGGCCGGCGGTCGAGACCCCAGAGCACCCCGAGCGGCCCGCCGGCGACACCACGATCACCCTCACCGGCGTCACCGCCCGACCCGGCGGCACGACGGCGGGCCAGAGCGTCGAGATCCCCGACCTGCACCTCGAGCCGGGCGCGAGGATCGGCATCGTCGGGCCCTCCGGCTCCGGTAAGAGCACCCTCGCCGCGCTGCTGCTGCGCTTCCTGGACCCGGACACCGGCACGATCACGCTCGGCGGCCGCCCGACGAGCGACCTCGACCCCAGGGACGTACGGAAGATCGTCGGGCTCGTCGACGACGACCCGCACGTCTTCTCCTCCAACCTCGTCGAGAACGTCCGTCTGGCGCGGCCCGAAGCCACCGACGACGAGGTCGAGCAGGCGCTCCGGCGCGCCCACCTCGGCGACTGGCTCGACGCCCTCCCCGACGGGATGCGGACCAGGCTCGGCGACGGCGCGGCCCAGGTCTCCGGCGGCGAGCGGGCCAGGCTCGCGGTGGCGAGGTCGCTGCTGGCCGGGCACAAGGTCCTGGTTCTGGATGAACCTTTGGCTCATCTGGACACCTCGACCGCCGCGTCGCTGGCGCGTGAGGTGCTCGCGCGGGAGGATGGCTCGACAGCTGACACAGAGCCCGGCAGAGAACACGGCGCAGAGCTTGGTCCGCATGGCGGCACGAAAACCGTAGTGTGGATGACTCACACATCGACCGGACTGGGGTTGACCGATACCGTGGTCTCCCTTCAACGAATGGGGGAAGTGAGACGGTGTTGA